A stretch of DNA from Cyanobium sp. AMD-g:
GTGGCCGCCTTGCCCACGCCGTCGCCGAGGTTGATCCCCTTGGCATCGAGAAGCGCTTCGTAGAAAGCCGTGAAGTTCAGCCTTTCATTGCCGTCCTTCTTGGTGCTCACGTAGCCACAGCTGCGGACCAGATCCGATTTTGAAGCGTCTCCGAGCTCTTTCACCTTGGCGAGCAGATCGGCACCTTTGAGCATGATGCAATGGCGGTTGGTATTGGATGAAATTGTACATCTTGGGCCTGCGATCGCCAGTTGGGCCAGGTGCGGCTCTCCCCGCCCTCCGTCCCTATGCATTGCCGCCGCTCTGGTGTCGGCGGCTGTACTCTCCCCACCGATCGGTGGCCATGGCCGCAGGGATGCAATTCGACTGCGCGGGCTAACCTCAAGCCCGCCATCCCCTCAGCTCTTCGGTGGACCCTCCACCTGATACTGCACCTGCTGGGGAAAGGGGATCTCGATCCCCCGGTCCCGGAAGGCCCGCCAGATGCCGGCCTGGACTTCGCTGCAGATGGAGACGTTATCCATCGGATTGGCGATCCAGAAGCGCAGGGCGTAGTCGATGGAGGAATCGCCATAGCGGAGCAACAGGCCCTTTGGCGCCGGGCTGGCCAGAATGCGTTTCTGGCTGCGGGCCGTCGCCTCCAGCAGGGCGATCACCTCCTCCGGATCATGGTGGTAGGCCGCGCTCACCAGCACCTGGCTGCGCCGCAGCGTGTCGCTGCCCGTGTAGGTCACGGTGGTGCTGGTGAAGAACGTCTGGTTCGGGATCACCAGTTCGGCGTTATCACGGTCGCGCCAGAGCACGGCGGCGCGCAGGCCGAGGCTGCGCACTTCGCACGGATCACCATCGATGAACAGCACCTCACCGGGCCGCACAGACCCCTCGAACAGCAGCCACAAACCACTGACGAAATTGGAGAAGACTTCCTTGATGCCGAAGCCCAGGCCCACCGAGAGGCCACCGGCCACCGCCAGGATCGCCGTGCGGTTGAATCCCACGTGATCGAGGGCCCAGACGATTCCTAAGGCCACTGCCGCATAACGAATCATCAGGGCCAGGGCGCGGCGGCTGCCGTTGCTGATGCCCACACTGCGCTGCACCAGCCAGGCCATCCCCTGGGCCGGCGGTCCCGTCCCCATGGCCAGCACATACAGGATCAGCACCGCCAGCAAAAAGCTGCCCAGGGTCACTTCCGAGCCGAACCATTCGCCGATGGGGATCAGGGCCAGATCCTGGGGGTTGTCGAACACCCGGATCACCAGCAGTACGGCGACCAGGAGGTACGCCGGGCGGATCAGCCGGGTTTCGAGCAGTTGCATCTGCTGGGGCTGGATGAAGCGGCCCAGCAGCAGGCGCATCCCGCCAAGGCCCAGCCAGCCGAGGTAGAGCAACAGCCCCAGCAACAGCAGCCCGTAAGGCTGGCCGCCCAGCTCAAGGGCCAGCGACAGCAGGCCCAGCAGGCTGGGGATCATCAGCTTCGGACGCCCTGCCGGGGGAAACCGGCGGGCCAGCCGCCGGCCCAGGGGGCCCTGGCCGAGGAACACGAGCAGCAGCAGGATCACCTGGACGCGCACCTCGATGCGCTGCAGGTAGCCGAACCAGCCGATGATCTCCAGGAGCAGCAGGTTCATCGGGACCTCTCGCTTCCCAGCAGCTGGATCAGGCCCTTGAGGGTGTCCTGCTGGCTCAGGTCATCAAACAGGAACCGGGTGAGCAACGCCTGCCAGGCGTCCCTCTGGCTCTTGCTGCTTCCCTCCACCAGGCGGATCGTCGAGCGCCGCAGCGATTGTTGTCGCCCCTCCACCATGGCGGCCACCACGGAGGAACTGCGCACCGGCGGCGCCACTTCCCGATTCACCGGCAGCACGTACTGGCTGCGCGACACCATGTCCCTCTGGTGCAAGGGGCTGATGGCGAAGCGCGCCAGGGCCAGGGCCAGCTGGCGCTGGACCGGACTGGAGTTGACCCCGAAGGCAAGCACCCGCTCCCGGGTGATCGGGCTGGCGCCGCCGAACGGCCCGGAGGGCAGGGGGGCCACGCCAAGGTTCTTGCCCATGTGCGAACGAAGCCGGGTGATGTTGATGCTGCGGCAGGGAATCCAGTCGAGGGCGCCCGCCATCAACTCCTTCAGCAATTCCGTCTCGGTGGGATAGAAGGTGATGTGCTGTTGCTGGTCCGCCTGGCGCAGCCACTGCAGCCAGTTCTGCAGGCTTGTCTGCGTCAACGGCGTTGCCGGTGCCCCGGCCAGCAGATTGCCAACAGCGTCGATCGCTCCGAGGGGGCCCAGGGTCCAGGCCAGGTTCACCGCATCAAGAGACAGCCCCACTTCCATTCCCTTGGCGCTGTAGGCCAGCAGCTCGGAGAGGGTGGCGGGGCTGCGCTGGACGCTGCGTCGATCGAAGCAGGCCACCTGGGGCTGCAGTTCCATGGGGAGGCCGGTCAGGGTTCCATCCGCGCGACGCACGCGCAGCACGGAACCGGCATCCAGCTGATCCAGCACGGTGGCCGGGAAGGACACGGTGTTGATCAGCCGTTCACGGGCCAGCTCCTGGGCCGTGGCTTCGTTCACCACCAGCAGGTCCGGGCTGAGGCCGGTGCGGTTGCGCACGAGCAGTTCTCTGCGCAAGTTCTCCTCCGGGAACACCTCCACCTGAAGTCGGACCCCCGGCTGCAGGGTGCGGAACGACGCCTGCAGCAGGGCCGTGCGTTGACGGACTTCCTTCTGGAGTTCGGTGTCCAGGGCCTCCTGGCTGACGCCGACGGCGATGTAGAGCGTGCCCTCCAGTGGCCGGAGCATGGGCTGCATGCGGTGGCCCCTGCACCCCCCGAGGAAAGCCAGCAACGGGAGGAGAAGCCCTGCGGCGATCACCTGGATGGCCACCGGCCGACGACCCCGACCGGTTGGGGCTTCACCGGTCAGGGTGGGGTGGCGACGGCAGAAGGGAATCACACCGGGAGGCTAGGGGTGTTCGCCGCGGCGGGCACCCCAGCCGTGACCGATCAGTCCTCCGGGTAGAGCAGCTCGGCGAGTTCGTCGGGGTCCACGTCGTAGACCCGCGCCAGGGTCGTCTCGATCGCGCTGGTCACCACGTCCGGCAGGAAACGCATCGCGTTGAGGGCGTCGTCGGCGATGTCGTCGGTGAGGAGTTTCTCGCCCCCCAGCTTCTCGTCGTTGATCACGGCCATCACCCAGCTCTGGTAGGCGGTGACGAGATCGGCGAACTCGAGCTCAGGATCGTTCAGATCGAGGGCCATCGGGCGTCTCCAGGGACGGACGTTGCTTCTGCAGTTTGCCGCCTGGTCGTCAGGATGGATGGATGGATCAGGAACCCCTGCCATCGGTGGCCTCCCTGCAGGGCACCCTGTTCGACTTCGCCATCGCCGAGCTGGTGCGCGGCCATCGCGAGAGCTTCCCGCCCCTGTGGACGGCCGAGAGCTGGGCCAAACTGATGATCTGGCTGGCCCTCAGTTGTGGCTGCTCCGGCGAGGCCCGGGCCCTGGAGGCCTTCGCGGCCGCCCTGGGTCCGGCGCTCACGGCCCGGATGCGGCGCCTGTTCTTCGAGCGGGAGCTGCCCGAGCTGAACCTGCGGGTGATGGCCGATCCGGCCGAGCAGCAGGTGCTGCTGCTGCCGTTGGACGCCGGTCTCGACGTCGACTTCGGTGCGGCGGAGACCGCCCTCCAGGCCGTGGGCCTCACCGACCGCGTGACCCCCGATCGCAGCCGCTGGCAGTCGCTGGAGGCGCTGCTGGCGGTGCCGTGGCAGTCCGTGAGCGGCTGAGGCGGGGCCATGCCGCATTCCCAGCGGATGCTGGCTGAGTTGAGGTTCTAGGTTGCCCTCCAGCGAGATCCCTGGCGCGGATGCGGCTGATCGGCAGCTTTGAGGATCCCGGCTACGTGGCCCTGGCCGATGCGGCGATGGCGTTCTTCGATCGTCGCAGCGACCTGCAGCGCAGCGGCGTGGCCTTCTCCTTCGGCAGCGGCAGCGATCCCGGCACAGGTGCGGAGCCTGGGGCGGCGGGTGATCCCGGCAAGATCTCCACCGACATCAGCCTGGTGTGGCTCGACCGCTCCGACCCCGAGGCCCAGGGCCTGGCGGACGTGATCATGCGGGGTGTGTCCGCTGGCCTGAAGCGCTACCTGGCCGAGCGCCCCCTGTTCCTCTCCTGCTGTCCGGAGCGTTCCCTGTTCGTCAATCCGATCTTCAACCTGCAGCGCTATGCGCCGGGGGAGGGGTTCTACAGCTGGCACTGTGACTGGAACACCAGCGACGAGGCGACCGAGCCCATCCGCAGGGTGCTGGCCTGGATTCTCTACCTCAACACGGTGCCGGACGGTGGCACGGAATTCCACTGGCAGGACCACCATGTCGAGGCGGTCAAGGGGAAGCTGGCCATCTTTCCCGCCAGCCTGTCCCACCTGCATCGGGGCCGCATCAGCCAGAGCCACACCAAGACCATCGCCACCGGCTGGATCAACGTCGGTTCGCTGGATGCCTACGTGGCCCGTCTCGCCGCCGCTTGAGGCTTACCCCAGCGCCGAGGGCACGATCAGCCGCTGCAGCCGGAGGGCCAGCTCCTCGGTGAGCGCCTGCACCGCCTGGCGGCGATCACGGCGGTAGTCCGCCATCCGATCGTCCACCACGATCGGTGCGTCGATGCTGATCCGCGCCCGCAGCCGGCCCAGCCGTGGGCGCTGGTTGGCGGTCTGGCCCTGGATCCGGCACTGGGTGTCCCAGAGCAGCAGCAGCGTGTCGGCGAAGCGCTCCTGGCTGGGCCGCTCGCGCACATAGCTGCCGCTCACGGCCACAAACGACTCCACCACGCGCATGTGCCACAGCTGGGCCTCGGTTTCCGCCGCCAGCCGGTCGGCCAGTCCCTGGGCCAGGGGGCTCAGGGGCGTGGCGTTGGCGGGCTGGGGAGGGTAAAGCCGATCCCAGCCCGCCTGCTCCAGCCGCCGGCAGCGGTCGGTGAGGCTGCCGCTGGGTTGCAGCCCGAAGGACAGCTCCACCCGCCGCAGCGACAGATCCATCAACCGCTGCAGCCGGGGCCCGAAGGGGGTCGTGGCGGCCTCCGCCGCCGGGACGTCCCCGTCCGGCAGGCAGAGGTGCACCTTGTCGCGGTAGAAGGCCTCCATCTGCTCAAGCATGCGCTCCCCGAGCCGCACCAGTCGCTCCAGCAGCCGGGCGGCGGCCAGGTCGTGGCTGGGGTCGGGGCCCAGGCCCGCCCCCTCCTCCAGGCGGCAGAGCAGGGCCTCGATCGCCCCCCAGATCGGTGTGGTGTAGCTGTACTGCAGCCCGATCGGCAGCAGGTCCATGCGTTCGCGGCGACCGGCGTCGGCGAGGTCGGCCGCCGTCCAGAAAGCGAGCTGGGCGGTGCCGGGCTCCAGGGGGCTGAGCAACTCGTTGTGGCCATTGGTGGCCCCTTCCGGCGCCAGGGCGAAGGGGTGGGGGCCGTCCAGCAGCAGGCGCCGGGCCGTGCGCAGGGCCGGCAGATCCAGCTTGCTGCGCTGGATCGAGCCGCCCCCCAGGTGCGTGAACAACCAACCCATCCCCGCCCCGGCCCAGAGGGGAATGCCGCGGTCGAACAGGAACTGGCCGGTGGGGGCCGGATCGAAGCGCAGGCCCTGCCGCCGCCCCGCCCTCGCCAGTTCCACCCACAGCAGCTGGGCCATGCTGAGGGGGTCATCGAGGCTGGGATGCCGGAAGGCGAGCAGCAGCCGGCTCTCCCTGGCCTGGAAGGAGCGCATCGCCTCCACGAGCGAGGCCATGCCGTCCACCTCCACCGTGTCGATCCGGCAGCGCCAGCGCAGCCACAGCGGCAGCACCAGCCGCCCCACCGCCAGCACCCGGCCATCGAGCCTGGGGGGCAGGAATTCCAGGGGTGGGGCGGTGGCCATGGCCGGAGGTTAGGCGGGCAGAAATGGGGAGAATGGCTCCTCGACCAGCTGCTGGCCCGACTGCTCCATGAAGATCGATCCCTCCCTGCGGTACCAGGCGCTGCGCACGGCCGTGGGGGTGCTGGAGACCGCCCGCGATCCCGAGCACACCCTCACCCACGCCCTGCCGATGCTGGATCTGCTGACCAATTCCCCCCTCGGCGAACGGGGTCGGGAGCAGCTGCTGGCGGATGACGCGCTGCGCGCCCTGGCGGAGGAGCGCTACTGGGGGCCCTGGCCCTCGGCCGAGGAGCTGGCCCGGATGCCGGCCGGCAGCCTTGGCCGGCTCCACCAGGAGCGCTTTGAGCGGCTCGGGCTCCATGCCGTCCCCCCGCCCGACACCAGCAGCATGGATGGCCCCGGGGCCTATCTGCAGCTGCGGTTGCGGGCCACCCATGATCTCCACCATGTGGTGCTGGCGATCCCGTCGGATGTGGCCGGCGAGGCCAGCGGTTCGGCCTACTACGCTTCCGCCCTGCGCCAGCCGGGGTCGATTGCTGTGCTGACCGCGTGGATGGTCCACGGCTATGTGGCCCCTGAAGAGGATGCACGGATCTGGGACGGCATCCGCTTCGGACTGGAGGTGGCCCGCCGTCTGGGCCCCCGCCTGCTGGCGATGCGCTGGGAGGAGGGCTGGACCACCCCCATCGCCACCTGGCGTGAGCGGCTCGGTCTCGACGCGCTGCTGCAGGCCAGCCCATTCCCTGAGGAACTGGCCCTGATGGGCTGAGGTGCCGCACCCCTCCCCTCAGCGCAGTTCGAGGGGGGTGATCGGCCCCTCGCCCCGCTTCACCCCCAGCCGGATCGGCCGGGGCGGACCCTGGGCTGGCAGGGTCACCTCCACCCAGAGCTGCTCGCCGGCCGGGCGGCGGGAGGGATCGGCCACGCCGGGTGGGATGAAGTAGGCCACCGAGGGCCCCAGGCGCCAGCCTTCGCCCTGCGGTGTCGCCGGCAGGCTCTCCGAGCGGGGGGTGGCGTCCGTGGCCAGGGTGGCCCGCACCCGGTCGGCCTCGCTGCGCAGCACCAGCCGCTCCCCCGACCAGGGCCTGGACTGGCCGGCCGGCACTTCGGGGGCCGGCACCAGCAGGGCCAGGTTCACGTAGCGCCCCCGGATCGGCAGGTGGGGATCCACCGGCTCGCTCAGCATCCAGCCACGGGGCAGGGTGGCCCGATCCAGCAGCAGCTGGCCCCCCAGGCTCAGCAGCAGTCCGCCCTGCAGCAGGGCCACCAGCAGGCCGCGCGCCGGCCCGGGGATCATGGGGTCCCCCTGGCGATGGCCCGGGCCACGAGCCGGCGGCGCAGCAGCTCCAGGCCCCAGCCGCCGCCGAGGAACAGCACCCCCAGCCCGATCAGGCTGGCGGAACGCCCCAGGCTGTCCATCACCTGGGACACATAGAAGGCCAGCACGTCGATGGCGATCAGGGCGGCGCCGAGGTTGACCCGCTCGGAGCGGCCCTCCATCACGCCCCAGGCCACCAGCAGCAGCCCGCCGACCGCCCACCACAGATAGGTGAACACGCCGGCGTCCTGCTGGGTGGACCAGGCCAGCGCCACCCCCGGCAGCAGCCAGCCGATCGCCACCGCCAGGGGCCAGGCGCGACGGCCCCGCAGGCGCAGGCCCAGCAGCAGGGGGCCCCCCAGGGCGACGGTCCAGCCGACGAGCGCCAGGGGCAGCGGCAAGGTGGCGGTGGTGGGGCCCCCGTGGCTGAGCAGTTGCCAGAGCAGGCCCGCCGGCAGCAGCCCCAGGCCTCCCAGCCAGAGCAGCACCCGCCGCGGCGCCGGGGCGGGGCCCGCCCCCGCCGGCGCCGCCAGATAACAGAGGCTGAGCAGCACCAGGCCCGCCGCCGGCGCCAGCACGGCCGTCGGATCCCCGGATCCCTGCTGCAGTCCCTCGCTGGCGGCATCGACGGCCCGCTGCCATTCACCGAGCAGCCAGGCCGGCCCCAGCAGGGCCAGCAGCGCCAGCTGGGGCCACTGGCGCAGCAGCACCCAGCCCAGGCCCGCGCCGATGGCCCAGAGCAGCAGCCCCAGGGGCCAGTGGGCCTCGAGATGGAACAGCTGGCCGGCCAGGAACAGGCCCGCCCCCAGGGTCACCGTGCCCACGCCGTGCAGGCTCACCGCCAGGGGCGGGAAGCGGCGCTCCACGGCGCCGCCTCCCCCGTGCAGGCCCACCACCAGCGCCAGCAGCAGGCCGAAGCGCTGGCCGGGCCCGAGGGCCGCCCAGTGGGTGGAGACGAACAGCAGCAGCCCGGCGGCCACCAGCACGCCCCCCAGGGCGACCGCCACCAGCACCGGCACCCGCAGCCGCGGGCGGCCGGGCTGGGCCCGCTCCCAGGCCCGGATCGCCTCGGCGCCGGCGGCATCGATCAGGCCCGCCTGCCGCCAGCGCTCCAGCCGTGATTCCCAGCCGTCAGCCATGGGCCCAGGCTAGGAGTGGCCACCCTTTTGCGACCATGGGCCCACTGCCCCAGGCCCCCCGTGTCCGCCGAGCCCCTGCCCAAGACCTACGACCCGGCCGCCACCGAGGCGCGCTGGCAGGCGGCCTGGGAGGCGGCCGGCGCCTTCCACCCCGACCCCACGGCGCCCGGAGAACCCTTCTCGGTGGTGATCCCGCCGCCGAACGTGACCGGCAGCCTGCACATGGGCCACGGCTTCGAGACGGCCCTGATCGACACGATCGTGCGTTTCCAGCGCCTGCAGGGGAAGAACGTGCTGTGCCTGCCCGGCACCGACCACGCCTCGATCGCGGTGCAGACGCTGCTGGAGAAGCAGATCAAGGCGGAAGGCGGCAGCAAGGACGACCTGGGACGCGACGCCTTCCTGGAGCGGGCCTGGGCCTGGAAGGGGGAGAGCGGCGGCACGATCGTGGGCCAGCTGCGCCGGCTCGGCTATTCGGTCGACTGGCGCCGTGAGCGCTTCACCCTCGACCCGGGCCTGAGCGCGGCGGTGGTGGAGGCCTTCGTGCGCCTGCACGAGCAGGGGCTGATCTACCGCGGCGAATACCTGGTCAACTGGTGCCCGGCCTCGGGATCGGCGGTGAGCGATCTGGAGGTGGAGATGAAGGAGCTGGACGGCCACCTCTGGCACTTCCGCTATCCGCTTTCCGGTGGCCCTGCCGCCGACGGCACCGACCACCTGGTGGTGGCCACCACCCGCCCCGAGACCCTGCTGGGCGACACCGGCGTGGCGGTGCATCCCACCGATCCGCGCTACGCCGCCCTGGTGGGCCAGACGATCACCCTGCCCCTGGTGGGACGCCAGATCCCGATCGTGGCGGATGAGCACGTGGATCCGGCCTTCGGAACGGGCTGCGTCAAGGTGACCCCCGCCCACGACCCCAACGACTTCGCCATCGGCAGCCGCCACGGCTTGCCCCTGATCACGGTGATGGCCAAGGACGGCAGCATGAACACGGCGGCCGGCCGCTTCGCCGGCCTGGACCGCTTCGAGGCCCGCAAGGCGGTGGTGGCGGCGATGGAGGCCGAGGGCTTTCTGGTGAAGGTGGAGCCCCACCGCCACAGCGTGCCCTTCTCCGATCGCGGCAAGGTGCCGGTGGAGCCGCTGCTCTCCACCCAGTGGTTCGCCCGGGCCGAACCGCTGGCCGCCCGCTGCCGCGAGGCGCTCGATGGCGGCGCGCCCCGCTTCGTGCCCGAGCGCTGGGAGAAGGTCTACCGCGACTGGCTCACCGACATCCGCGACTGGTGCATCAGCCGCCAGCTCTGGTGGGGCCACCGCATCCCCGCCTGGTTCGTGGTCAGCGAGACCGGCGGCGTGATCACCGAGGCCACGCCCTACGTGGTGGCCCGCGATGCCGCCCAGGCCCGCGCCAAGGCGGTGGCGCAGTTCGGTGACGCCGGCCGGGAGCTGCAGCTGGAGCAGGACCCGGACGTGCTCGACACCTGGTTCTCCAGCGGCCTGTGGCCCTTCTCCACCCTGGGCTGGCCCGAGACGCAGGCCGCCGATCTGGCCCGGTGGTACCCCACCAGCGTGCTGGTGACGGGTTTCGACATCATCTTCTTCTGGGTGGCCCGCATGACGATGCTGGCGGGCGCCATGCAGCCCCTCGGCGCCGGCCAGCCCTGGATGCCCTTCGCCGACGTGATGATCCACGGCCTGGTGCGGGACGAGAACAACCGCAAGATGAGCAAGAGCTCCGGCAACGGCATCGATCCGCTGCCGCTGATCGAGCGCTACGGCGCCGATGCCCTGCGCTTCGCCCTGGTGCGCGAGGTGGCCGGCGCCGGCCAGGACATCCGCCTCGACTACGACCGCAACGACGGCAGCTCGGCCACGGTGGAGGCGGCGCGCAACTTCGCCAACAAGCTCTGGAACGCCACCCGTTTCGCCCTGATGAACCTGGGCGGTGAAACGCCCG
This window harbors:
- a CDS encoding 2OG-Fe(II) oxygenase — encoded protein: MRLIGSFEDPGYVALADAAMAFFDRRSDLQRSGVAFSFGSGSDPGTGAEPGAAGDPGKISTDISLVWLDRSDPEAQGLADVIMRGVSAGLKRYLAERPLFLSCCPERSLFVNPIFNLQRYAPGEGFYSWHCDWNTSDEATEPIRRVLAWILYLNTVPDGGTEFHWQDHHVEAVKGKLAIFPASLSHLHRGRISQSHTKTIATGWINVGSLDAYVARLAAA
- a CDS encoding DUF2157 domain-containing protein, encoding MADGWESRLERWRQAGLIDAAGAEAIRAWERAQPGRPRLRVPVLVAVALGGVLVAAGLLLFVSTHWAALGPGQRFGLLLALVVGLHGGGGAVERRFPPLAVSLHGVGTVTLGAGLFLAGQLFHLEAHWPLGLLLWAIGAGLGWVLLRQWPQLALLALLGPAWLLGEWQRAVDAASEGLQQGSGDPTAVLAPAAGLVLLSLCYLAAPAGAGPAPAPRRVLLWLGGLGLLPAGLLWQLLSHGGPTTATLPLPLALVGWTVALGGPLLLGLRLRGRRAWPLAVAIGWLLPGVALAWSTQQDAGVFTYLWWAVGGLLLVAWGVMEGRSERVNLGAALIAIDVLAFYVSQVMDSLGRSASLIGLGVLFLGGGWGLELLRRRLVARAIARGTP
- a CDS encoding mechanosensitive ion channel family protein, which translates into the protein MNLLLLEIIGWFGYLQRIEVRVQVILLLLVFLGQGPLGRRLARRFPPAGRPKLMIPSLLGLLSLALELGGQPYGLLLLGLLLYLGWLGLGGMRLLLGRFIQPQQMQLLETRLIRPAYLLVAVLLVIRVFDNPQDLALIPIGEWFGSEVTLGSFLLAVLILYVLAMGTGPPAQGMAWLVQRSVGISNGSRRALALMIRYAAVALGIVWALDHVGFNRTAILAVAGGLSVGLGFGIKEVFSNFVSGLWLLFEGSVRPGEVLFIDGDPCEVRSLGLRAAVLWRDRDNAELVIPNQTFFTSTTVTYTGSDTLRRSQVLVSAAYHHDPEEVIALLEATARSQKRILASPAPKGLLLRYGDSSIDYALRFWIANPMDNVSICSEVQAGIWRAFRDRGIEIPFPQQVQYQVEGPPKS
- a CDS encoding 1-acyl-sn-glycerol-3-phosphate acyltransferase, coding for MATAPPLEFLPPRLDGRVLAVGRLVLPLWLRWRCRIDTVEVDGMASLVEAMRSFQARESRLLLAFRHPSLDDPLSMAQLLWVELARAGRRQGLRFDPAPTGQFLFDRGIPLWAGAGMGWLFTHLGGGSIQRSKLDLPALRTARRLLLDGPHPFALAPEGATNGHNELLSPLEPGTAQLAFWTAADLADAGRRERMDLLPIGLQYSYTTPIWGAIEALLCRLEEGAGLGPDPSHDLAAARLLERLVRLGERMLEQMEAFYRDKVHLCLPDGDVPAAEAATTPFGPRLQRLMDLSLRRVELSFGLQPSGSLTDRCRRLEQAGWDRLYPPQPANATPLSPLAQGLADRLAAETEAQLWHMRVVESFVAVSGSYVRERPSQERFADTLLLLWDTQCRIQGQTANQRPRLGRLRARISIDAPIVVDDRMADYRRDRRQAVQALTEELALRLQRLIVPSALG
- a CDS encoding Coq4 family protein translates to MKIDPSLRYQALRTAVGVLETARDPEHTLTHALPMLDLLTNSPLGERGREQLLADDALRALAEERYWGPWPSAEELARMPAGSLGRLHQERFERLGLHAVPPPDTSSMDGPGAYLQLRLRATHDLHHVVLAIPSDVAGEASGSAYYASALRQPGSIAVLTAWMVHGYVAPEEDARIWDGIRFGLEVARRLGPRLLAMRWEEGWTTPIATWRERLGLDALLQASPFPEELALMG
- a CDS encoding AbrB family transcriptional regulator — its product is MLKGADLLAKVKELGDASKSDLVRSCGYVSTKKDGNERLNFTAFYEALLDAKGINLGDGVGKAATKAGRKLGYTAKVQFNGNLLVGKAYTAMLGLEPGDEFEIKLGRKAIRLVPVGGSDDDE
- a CDS encoding extracellular solute-binding protein, which gives rise to MQPMLRPLEGTLYIAVGVSQEALDTELQKEVRQRTALLQASFRTLQPGVRLQVEVFPEENLRRELLVRNRTGLSPDLLVVNEATAQELARERLINTVSFPATVLDQLDAGSVLRVRRADGTLTGLPMELQPQVACFDRRSVQRSPATLSELLAYSAKGMEVGLSLDAVNLAWTLGPLGAIDAVGNLLAGAPATPLTQTSLQNWLQWLRQADQQQHITFYPTETELLKELMAGALDWIPCRSINITRLRSHMGKNLGVAPLPSGPFGGASPITRERVLAFGVNSSPVQRQLALALARFAISPLHQRDMVSRSQYVLPVNREVAPPVRSSSVVAAMVEGRQQSLRRSTIRLVEGSSKSQRDAWQALLTRFLFDDLSQQDTLKGLIQLLGSERSR
- a CDS encoding protein phosphatase produces the protein MDQEPLPSVASLQGTLFDFAIAELVRGHRESFPPLWTAESWAKLMIWLALSCGCSGEARALEAFAAALGPALTARMRRLFFERELPELNLRVMADPAEQQVLLLPLDAGLDVDFGAAETALQAVGLTDRVTPDRSRWQSLEALLAVPWQSVSG
- a CDS encoding valine--tRNA ligase, whose translation is MSAEPLPKTYDPAATEARWQAAWEAAGAFHPDPTAPGEPFSVVIPPPNVTGSLHMGHGFETALIDTIVRFQRLQGKNVLCLPGTDHASIAVQTLLEKQIKAEGGSKDDLGRDAFLERAWAWKGESGGTIVGQLRRLGYSVDWRRERFTLDPGLSAAVVEAFVRLHEQGLIYRGEYLVNWCPASGSAVSDLEVEMKELDGHLWHFRYPLSGGPAADGTDHLVVATTRPETLLGDTGVAVHPTDPRYAALVGQTITLPLVGRQIPIVADEHVDPAFGTGCVKVTPAHDPNDFAIGSRHGLPLITVMAKDGSMNTAAGRFAGLDRFEARKAVVAAMEAEGFLVKVEPHRHSVPFSDRGKVPVEPLLSTQWFARAEPLAARCREALDGGAPRFVPERWEKVYRDWLTDIRDWCISRQLWWGHRIPAWFVVSETGGVITEATPYVVARDAAQARAKAVAQFGDAGRELQLEQDPDVLDTWFSSGLWPFSTLGWPETQAADLARWYPTSVLVTGFDIIFFWVARMTMLAGAMQPLGAGQPWMPFADVMIHGLVRDENNRKMSKSSGNGIDPLPLIERYGADALRFALVREVAGAGQDIRLDYDRNDGSSATVEAARNFANKLWNATRFALMNLGGETPASLGAPDAAHLQLADRWILSRLERVKRETTERYASYGLGEAAKGLYEFAWNEVCDWTIELLKRRLNPRPDVEGEPLTAEVLADQRVARQVLAKVLAELLVLLHPLMPHLSEELWHGLTGAPEGTFLALQSWPAAEAAALDEGLEASFAELIEAIRVVRNLRAVAGLKPSQGAPVLFITGREQLAAVLRQGSPDITTLTRAESVTVLDPAAAAARPAARALAAVSGELQVLLPLEGLVDLDALRARLEKDIAKATKEISGLAGRLANPNFAGKAPPEVVAECKANLAEAESQAALARQRLADLGD